In one window of Oryza sativa Japonica Group chromosome 9, ASM3414082v1 DNA:
- the LOC4346463 gene encoding PRA1 family protein H isoform X1: MSSSSSSFKPNPLSLSVPDPALDRWLRDSGYLDILDSSASASASASTSSSPSATTTTAAASSTSTLINPTSAAAAVLAFARTLASVLALNPFARLSTTDLAAPTPSWSLAFLGPPGAASYSWPPTSTQARLRVQENVRRYARNYAALSILVFACCLYHMHCHLPSSLIVALIAFICSQSLRLRNISATAGVSRYRMPMALLGMLAILIVWESVRYCRERWGLATRAPGVGQFLLHSAQIATAVLVYVCSLQFALVYAIGLSYAVMMLHASFRKLTPSSLPDPGNRNRRLQPKRS, translated from the exons atgtcgtcttcgtcgtcgtcgttcaaGCCCAACCCGCTGTCGCTGAGTGTGCCGGACCCTGCTCTCGACCGCTGGCTCCGCGACTCCGGCTACCTCGACATCCTCGACTCCTCAGCCtcagcctccgcctccgcctccacctcctcctccccctccgcaacgaccaccaccgccgccgcctcatccacATCCACTCTCATCaaccccacctccgccgccgccgccgtcctcgccttcGCCCGTACCCTCGCCTCGGTCCTCGCGCTCAACCCCTTCGCTCGGCTGTCTACTACCGACCTCGCCGCGCCCACTCCCTCTTGGTCCCTCGCCTTCCTCGGTCCGCCCGGAGCCGCGTCCTACTCCTGGCCCCCGACCTCGACCCAGGCCCGACTCCGCGTCCAGGAGAACGTCCGCCGCTACGCCCGCAATTACGCCGCGCTCTCCATCCTTGTCTTCGCTTGCTGCCTGTATCATATGCATTGCCACCTTCCTAGTTCGTTAATTGTTGCGCTTATTGCTTTTATCTGTTCCCAGTCTCTGCGTCTGAGAAATATTTCTGCTACTGCTGGTGTGTCCAGGTACCGGATGCCAATGGCGCTGTTGGGAATGTTAGCCATCCTCATCGTGTGGGAGAGTGTGAGGTACTGCCGGGAGCGTTGGGGACTCGCCACCCGGGCGCCCGGGGTTGGGCAGTTTCTCCTTCATTCTGCACAGATTG CTACTGCTGTGCTGGTTTATGTGTGCAGTCTGCAGTTTGCTCTTGTATATGCCATTGGGTTGAGTTATGCAG TGATGATGTTGCATGCTTCTTTTCGAAAATTGACTCCTTCAAGTCTACCTGATCCTGGGAACAGAAACAGGAGGTTGCAACCAAAACGAAGCTAA
- the LOC4346463 gene encoding PRA1 family protein H isoform X2: MSSSSSSFKPNPLSLSVPDPALDRWLRDSGYLDILDSSASASASASTSSSPSATTTTAAASSTSTLINPTSAAAAVLAFARTLASVLALNPFARLSTTDLAAPTPSWSLAFLGPPGAASYSWPPTSTQARLRVQENVRRYARNYAALSILVFACCLYRMPMALLGMLAILIVWESVRYCRERWGLATRAPGVGQFLLHSAQIATAVLVYVCSLQFALVYAIGLSYAVMMLHASFRKLTPSSLPDPGNRNRRLQPKRS, translated from the exons atgtcgtcttcgtcgtcgtcgttcaaGCCCAACCCGCTGTCGCTGAGTGTGCCGGACCCTGCTCTCGACCGCTGGCTCCGCGACTCCGGCTACCTCGACATCCTCGACTCCTCAGCCtcagcctccgcctccgcctccacctcctcctccccctccgcaacgaccaccaccgccgccgcctcatccacATCCACTCTCATCaaccccacctccgccgccgccgccgtcctcgccttcGCCCGTACCCTCGCCTCGGTCCTCGCGCTCAACCCCTTCGCTCGGCTGTCTACTACCGACCTCGCCGCGCCCACTCCCTCTTGGTCCCTCGCCTTCCTCGGTCCGCCCGGAGCCGCGTCCTACTCCTGGCCCCCGACCTCGACCCAGGCCCGACTCCGCGTCCAGGAGAACGTCCGCCGCTACGCCCGCAATTACGCCGCGCTCTCCATCCTTGTCTTCGCTTGCTGCCT GTACCGGATGCCAATGGCGCTGTTGGGAATGTTAGCCATCCTCATCGTGTGGGAGAGTGTGAGGTACTGCCGGGAGCGTTGGGGACTCGCCACCCGGGCGCCCGGGGTTGGGCAGTTTCTCCTTCATTCTGCACAGATTG CTACTGCTGTGCTGGTTTATGTGTGCAGTCTGCAGTTTGCTCTTGTATATGCCATTGGGTTGAGTTATGCAG TGATGATGTTGCATGCTTCTTTTCGAAAATTGACTCCTTCAAGTCTACCTGATCCTGGGAACAGAAACAGGAGGTTGCAACCAAAACGAAGCTAA